Proteins from one Deinococcus sp. AB2017081 genomic window:
- the nudC gene encoding NAD(+) diphosphatase, which produces MSATELPAAFVPDRTLVPGSDATWFVFDGHRLVLRGGDALPTGTELPVVDAVALGTLDGMPLFAGGLDGDVPPGFEAVPLRAAFGKLDEAHMGVAGYAAQLVDFVRTHRYCGRCATPLVESGHERSRVCPACGLTVYPRVAPVAMVLIRRGEGPQTELLLARGPHFAPGMYSALAGFVEPSETLEHAAHREVREEVGVAITNLAYVLSQPWPFPHSLMVGFDAVYAGGDIVPQPGEIEDARWFPVTALPTVPPRFSIARQLIDRAVNRALHSDGRAGDVASFPG; this is translated from the coding sequence GTGAGCGCGACCGAGCTGCCCGCGGCCTTCGTGCCCGACCGGACGCTGGTGCCGGGTTCGGACGCGACGTGGTTCGTGTTCGACGGGCACCGGCTGGTATTGCGAGGCGGCGACGCCCTTCCGACTGGGACAGAGCTGCCGGTGGTGGACGCCGTGGCCCTGGGCACGCTGGACGGCATGCCGCTGTTCGCGGGCGGGCTGGACGGCGACGTGCCGCCCGGCTTCGAGGCCGTGCCCCTGCGCGCCGCCTTCGGAAAGCTGGACGAGGCGCACATGGGCGTGGCCGGGTACGCGGCGCAGCTCGTGGACTTCGTGCGCACGCACCGGTACTGCGGGCGCTGCGCCACACCGCTCGTCGAGTCGGGGCACGAGCGCTCGCGGGTGTGCCCGGCGTGCGGCCTGACCGTGTACCCGCGGGTGGCCCCCGTGGCGATGGTGCTCATCCGCAGAGGCGAGGGCCCGCAGACGGAGCTGCTGCTGGCGCGCGGGCCGCACTTCGCGCCGGGCATGTACTCGGCGCTCGCGGGCTTCGTGGAGCCGTCCGAGACGCTGGAGCACGCCGCCCACCGCGAGGTGCGCGAGGAGGTCGGTGTGGCCATCACCAACCTCGCGTACGTCCTAAGCCAGCCGTGGCCGTTCCCGCACTCGCTGATGGTCGGCTTCGACGCCGTGTATGCCGGGGGCGACATCGTGCCGCAGCCGGGCGAGATCGAGGACGCCCGCTGGTTCCCGGTCACGGCACTGCCCACCGTGCCGCCGCGTTTCTCGATCGCGCGGCAGCTCATCGACCGGGCGGTGAACCGCGCCCTGCACAGCGACGGGCGTGCGGGGGACGTGGCATCATTCCCGGGATGA